One stretch of Xiphophorus hellerii strain 12219 chromosome 21, Xiphophorus_hellerii-4.1, whole genome shotgun sequence DNA includes these proteins:
- the boc gene encoding brother of CDO: MSGKQDWTPWMKKRKAPVFCALGAVLLCCLQSGASTTYEVPVFTEEPVSVVQKLGGSVMLRCSARPASAKLSWCLNGEQLSNGDLGVVLSLGSLLIPALTNRTLGRYQCVASTGAGSLASVPANVTAAKLRDFEPDIQQEIEVDEGNTAVIECHLPESQPKAQVRYSVKQEWLETSKGNYLIMPSGNLQIANATQDDEGPYKCAAYNPVTQEVKTSRSTDRLRIRRSMSEAARIIYPPAPRSIMVTKGQRLVLECVASGIPTPQVTWAKDGLDLRSHNNTRFLLSNLLIDAVSEGDSGTYVCRADNGMGSDRSATVLYDVQVFEPPLVTIELQQQEVAFGETVRIICQARGKPTPSVTWLHNARPLAQSSRHRLTSRALRISNVSSQDDGLYQCMAENGLGSSQASARLITVSTGISSRGRLPPNFRPLSPDKVLKEQPPVRPGAAGAMLPLDCSSLPGQILPAEAPIILSQPRTGKADYYELTWRPRHERGSPVLEYVIKYRKEGPPLAEWITRSISGSLHKLILTKLQPDSLYEVEMAAKNCAGLGQPAMMTFRTGKVRKGSGASNDPPKTPAVPSPSLSPPEAPDKPTVSMATETSAYVTWIPRGNRGFPIQSFRVEYKKVKRPGEDWVTAVENIPPSRLSVEITGLEKGTSYKFRVVAVNVIGSSPPSAPSKAYTVVGGKTHERPVDGPYITYNEAINETTIILKWTYDPVNNTPIYGFYIYYRPTDSDNDSDYKKDVVEGDRYWHSITDLQPETAYDIKMQSFNEKGESEFGNVVILETKARLNNPRPRAPEPIDPEAEAPGVLVPRPGDLPYLIVGIVLGAFVFIIVAFIPFCLWRAWAKQKQASDLCFPTVAAPVSACQYTMVPLQGLALVGHCPLDSHMSPSRSVYPANGEYIQNGKAQHCLPGLQQDEVDCDLECNTLLPQANGHLPLYQYSSREVDHQEQNHCSPDDSTHQLLASSHEFVSSQEVGGGVRFGDGTPNINQKQEPLRLLSLEDDGVFTSYSTTTMQQSQDTIQEVNILPNEVSSENIGTSDTTDA; encoded by the exons ATGTCTGGAAAGCAAGACTGGACTCCTTggatgaaaaagagaaaagctccAGTGTTTTGTGCTCTGGGCGCAGTTCTGCTGTGCTGCCTGCAGAGCGGCGCTTCAACCACTT ATGAGGTGCCGGTGTTCACTGAGGAGCCCGTGTCTGTGGTGCAGAAGCTGGGAGGCAGCGTCATGTTGCGCTGCAGCGCCCGACCCGCCTCAGCCAAGCTCAGCTGGTGTCTCAACGGCGAGCAGCTGTCGAACGGCGATCTGGGCGTGGTGCTGAGCCTGGGCAGCCTTCTCATCCCCGCTTTGACCAACCGGACGCTGGGCAGATACCAGTGTGTGGCCAGCACCGGCGCTGGTTCTCTGGCGAGCGTGCCTGCTAATGTCACCGCTGCCA AGCTACGGGATTTCGAGCCCGACATCCAACAGGAGATAGAAGTCGATGAAGGCAACACGGCCGTCATCGAGTGTCACCTTCCGGAGAGTCAGCCCAAAGCTCAGGTCCGCTACAGTGTCAAACAGGAATGGCTGGAGACGTCCAAAG gaaacTACCTCATCATGCCATCAGGGAACCTGCAGATAGCCAACGCCACCCAGGACGACGAGGGGCCGTACAAGTGTGCCGCTTACAATCCTGTCACTCAGGAGGTCAAAACGTCCAGATCCACCGATCGCCTGCGCATTCGCC GCTCCATGTCCGAAGCGGCTCGCATCATCTACCCGCCGGCGCCCCGATCCATCATGGTGACCAAAGGCCAGCGGCTGGTGCTGGAGTGCGTGGCCAGCGGCATCCCTACCCCGCAGGTCACCTGGGCGAAAGACGGGCTGGACCTGCGCTCTCACAACAACACGCGCTTTCTGCTGAGCAACCTGCTCATCGACGCCGTGAGCGAGGGCGATTCGGGCACGTACGTCTGCAGAGCGGACAACGGCATGGGCTCGGACCGATCCGCCACCGTGCTCTACGATGTTCAAGTGTTCG AGCCTCCCCTGGTGACCATAgagctgcagcaacaggaggTTGCGTTCGGAGAAACTGTGCGGATCATCTGCCAGGCCCGAGGAAAGCCCACTCCCTCAGTGACATGGCTCCACAATGCCCGACCCCTCGCTCAGTCCTCCCGCCACCGCCTCACCTCGCGGGCGCTGCGCATCTCCAACGTCAGCTCTCAGGATGATGGCCTGTACCAGTGCATGGCGGAGAACGGGCTGGGCAGTTCGCAGGCATCTGCTCGCCTCATCACGGTATCGACCG GGATTTCATCTCGGGGAAGGCTGCCTCCTAATTTTCGCCCACTCAGTCCTGATAAAGTGCTGAAAGAGCAGCCTCCTGTAAGGCCTGGGGCCGCCGGAGCCATGCTGCCTCTGGACTGCTCCTCATTACCAGGACAAATATTACCTGCAGAAGCCCCCATTATTCTCAGCCAGCCTCGAACAGGCAAGGCAGACTATTATGAGCTGACCTGGAGACCTCGGCATGAACGAGGGTCCCCTGTGCTGGAGTATGTGATCAAATACAGAAAG GAGGGTCCCCCTCTTGCTGAGTGGATCACTCGAAGTATCTCAGGTTCCCTCCATAAGCTGATTCTAACCAAACTGCAGCCAGACAGCCTGTATGAAGTAGAGATGGCTGCAAAGAATTGTGCTGGTTTGGGACAGCCAGCCATGATGACCTTCAGGACTGGCAAAG tGCGTAAAGGCTCCGGAGCGTCCAACGACCCACCAAAAACCCCAGCTGTCCCTTCACCAAGCCTCTCTC CTCCCGAAGCTCCCGATAAGCCCACCGTCTCCATGGCTACGGAGACCTCGGCATACGTGACTTGGATTCCTCGCGGCAACCGCGGCTTCCCCATTCAGTCGTTTCGGGTGGAGTACAAGAAGGTGAAGAGGCCCGGGGAGGACTGGGTGACGGCGGTGGAGAACATTCCCCCATCCAGGCTGTCTGTGGAAATCACGGGCCTGGAGAAAG GTACGTCCTATAAGTTTCGTGTGGTCGCCGTGAACGTAATCGGTTCCAGTCCACCCAGTGCCCCCTCCAAGGCCTACACTGTGGTGGGTGGGAAAACCCACGAGCGTCCCGTTGATGGACCTTACATCACTTACAATGAAGCCATCAATGAGACCACGATCATCCTGAAATGGACG TATGATCCTGTGAACAACACGCCAATCTATGGTTTCTACATCTACTACCGCCCGACGGACAGCGATAATGACAGCGACTACAAGAAGGATGTGGTGGAGGGGGACCGGTACTGGCATTCGATCACCGACCTGCAGCCGGAAACGGCGTACGACATCAAGATGCAGAGCTTCAACGAAAAGGGCGAGAGCGAGTTTGGCAACGTAGTAATTCTTGAAACTAAAG cTCGTCTTAATAACCCGCGACCTCGGGCTCCAGAGCCTATAGATCCAGAGGCTGAAGCCCCCGGCGTGCTGGTGCCACGGCCTGGTGACCTCCCCTACCTCATCGTTGGTATTGTCCTAGGAGCCTTTGTCTTCATCATTGTTGCCTTCATCCCGTTCTGTCTCTGGAGAGCCTGGGCCAAGCAGA AGCAAGCATCAGACTTATGCTTCCCAACTGTGGCTGCTCCGGTGTCAGCATGTCAGTACACCATGGTTCCTCTGCAGGGACTGGCCCTGGTAGGACACTGTCCCCTGGACTCTCACATGAGTCCTTCACGCAGCGTTTACCCCGCTAACGGAGAGTACATCCAGAACGGAAAAGCTCAGCACTGCCTTCCAGGACTGCAGCAG GATGAAGTGGATTGTGACTTGGAGTGCAACACGCTTCTGCCACAGGCAAATGGTCATCTGCCTCTTTACCAGTACTCCAGCAG GGAGGTGGATCATCAGGAACAGAACCACTGTTCTCCTGACGACTCCACTCATCAGCTTCTGGCGTCTTCCCATGAATTTGTCAGCTCACAGGAAGTAGGAGGCGGAGTTAGGTTTGGTGACGGCACGCCAAACATCAATCAAA AACAGGAACCTCTTCGTCTTTTGTCACTTGAGGACGACGGAGTTTTCACCTCCTATTCCACAACCACAATGCAACAATCCCAAGATACAATACAGGAAGTAAACATCCTCCCAAATGAAGTGTCCTCTGAGAACATAGGGACGTCAGACACCACAGATGCATAA